In a genomic window of Streptomyces noursei ATCC 11455:
- a CDS encoding DUF1048 domain-containing protein → MGIQDILEGKKQWRAHMARVKALPPDYQIAYKEMQKYFFKVGPIDLPDGTLLSGIVDFFEEGVAAGKGVLELIGNDVAAFCDGLVKDSRTYADIYQESISRKPGTVER, encoded by the coding sequence ATGGGCATCCAGGACATCCTTGAGGGAAAGAAGCAGTGGCGAGCGCACATGGCGCGGGTCAAGGCGCTCCCGCCGGACTATCAAATCGCCTACAAGGAGATGCAGAAGTACTTCTTCAAGGTCGGACCGATCGACTTGCCGGACGGGACCCTGCTGTCAGGGATTGTCGATTTCTTCGAGGAGGGCGTCGCGGCCGGAAAGGGGGTCCTGGAACTCATCGGCAATGATGTCGCTGCCTTCTGCGACGGCCTGGTCAAGGACTCGCGCACCTACGCGGACATCTATCAGGAGTCCATCAGCCGGAAACCCGGCACGGTCGAGCGGTAG
- a CDS encoding L,D-transpeptidase produces the protein MGQPQPGAPLRARQKRGLLTTSALIAMGAMALSGCGGSGGAGGDEGAKDASGIKIEVSARDGAVDTGLNTGVRVSGGKLTDVRLVQVDNGAMVKGAIAADGTSWKPSAQLARGTKYKLVADAKDDEGRTATENATFTTVSPQHSFTASYTPDDGRTVGVGMPVSFTFDKSIADRKNVQSHITVTSSSGQQVVGHWFGAQRLDFRPQEYWKTGSKVTMKIDLDGVKGGGNLTGVQSKTVTFTIGRSQVSTVDMHTQTMTVVRDGKTIKSVPISGGSPKNPTYNGQMVISEKLVRTRMDGSTVGFSNPGDSYDIPDVPHAMRLSASGTFLHGNYWGNPSVFGRTGTSHGCVGLRDDKGGGGETPGKWFFDQSLVGDVVVVKNSPEQTVKPDNGLNGWNLSWSDWQAGSAL, from the coding sequence ATGGGGCAGCCGCAGCCTGGTGCACCGCTCCGCGCCCGGCAGAAGCGCGGCCTCCTCACCACCTCGGCGCTGATCGCAATGGGCGCGATGGCCTTGTCCGGGTGCGGCGGGAGCGGCGGGGCGGGCGGCGACGAAGGAGCCAAGGACGCGTCCGGCATCAAGATCGAGGTCTCGGCGCGGGACGGTGCCGTCGACACCGGTCTCAACACCGGTGTCAGGGTCAGCGGCGGCAAGCTGACCGACGTGCGGCTGGTCCAGGTGGACAACGGCGCCATGGTCAAGGGAGCGATAGCCGCCGACGGCACCTCCTGGAAGCCGTCGGCCCAGCTGGCGCGCGGCACCAAGTACAAGCTGGTCGCCGACGCCAAGGACGACGAAGGTCGGACGGCCACCGAGAACGCCACGTTCACCACGGTCTCCCCCCAGCACAGCTTCACCGCCTCCTACACCCCCGACGACGGCAGGACCGTCGGCGTCGGCATGCCGGTGTCCTTCACCTTCGACAAGTCGATCGCCGACAGGAAGAACGTCCAGTCCCACATCACGGTGACCTCCAGCAGCGGCCAGCAGGTCGTCGGGCACTGGTTCGGCGCTCAGCGCCTGGACTTCCGTCCCCAGGAGTACTGGAAGACCGGCTCCAAGGTCACGATGAAGATCGACCTGGATGGTGTGAAGGGCGGAGGCAACCTCACCGGCGTGCAGTCCAAGACGGTGACCTTCACCATCGGCCGGTCCCAAGTCTCCACCGTCGACATGCACACCCAGACCATGACGGTGGTTCGGGACGGCAAGACGATCAAGTCCGTGCCGATCTCCGGTGGCAGCCCGAAGAACCCGACCTACAACGGTCAGATGGTGATCTCGGAGAAGCTCGTGCGGACCCGGATGGACGGCTCGACCGTCGGCTTCAGTAACCCCGGGGACTCCTACGACATTCCGGATGTGCCGCACGCGATGCGGCTGTCGGCCTCGGGCACCTTCCTCCACGGCAACTACTGGGGAAACCCTTCGGTCTTCGGTCGTACCGGCACCAGCCACGGTTGCGTCGGCTTGCGGGACGACAAGGGCGGCGGGGGTGAGACCCCGGGCAAGTGGTTCTTCGACCAGTCACTCGTCGGCGACGTTGTCGTCGTCAAGAACTCGCCCGAGCAGACCGTCAAACCGGACAACGGCCTCAACGGATGGAACCTGTCCTGGTCCGACTGGCAGGCCGGCAGCGCACTGTGA
- a CDS encoding DUF1048 domain-containing protein, with the protein MNFWETITGSDLTREWKAFEARAEALPADHRAAWEQIKVHLSPYSDFTGRNLMPILDGALGLLEETAADGQSIQEVLGDDVQGFCAALAGGEGARSYRDRWREQLNRNVARKLGQLGG; encoded by the coding sequence ATGAATTTCTGGGAGACCATTACCGGCAGCGACCTCACCAGGGAATGGAAGGCGTTCGAGGCCCGGGCCGAGGCGTTGCCGGCCGACCACCGGGCGGCGTGGGAACAGATCAAGGTCCACCTCTCGCCCTACTCGGACTTCACCGGTCGCAACCTGATGCCGATTCTCGACGGTGCCCTGGGGCTGCTCGAAGAAACAGCGGCGGATGGGCAGAGCATTCAAGAGGTGCTGGGCGACGACGTCCAGGGCTTCTGCGCGGCGCTGGCCGGCGGAGAAGGCGCTCGGAGCTATCGCGACCGGTGGCGCGAGCAGTTGAACCGGAACGTCGCAAGGAAATTGGGCCAGCTAGGAGGCTGA
- a CDS encoding PadR family transcriptional regulator — translation MDDLTEMLKGTLEGCVLHIIDSEETYGYAITRRLNELGFADVVEGTVYTILLRLEKNGLVQVTKRPSGVGPPRKFYALNDAGREELVKFWAKWEYLSSRIDKLKEGGR, via the coding sequence ATGGACGACCTGACGGAGATGTTGAAGGGCACGCTTGAGGGCTGCGTGCTTCACATCATCGACAGCGAGGAGACCTATGGGTACGCCATCACACGTCGACTGAACGAACTCGGCTTCGCCGACGTCGTCGAGGGGACGGTCTACACCATCTTGCTGCGGCTGGAGAAGAACGGGCTCGTACAGGTGACGAAACGACCATCCGGGGTGGGGCCGCCGCGCAAGTTCTATGCACTCAACGATGCGGGGCGCGAAGAACTCGTGAAGTTCTGGGCGAAGTGGGAGTACCTCTCATCACGAATCGACAAGCTCAAGGAGGGCGGGAGATGA